From the genome of Perca fluviatilis chromosome 1, GENO_Pfluv_1.0, whole genome shotgun sequence, one region includes:
- the LOC120569451 gene encoding uncharacterized protein LOC120569451, protein MEEDKELERGMLNLSPCKFATELRPAAAVSRALAVSPPTGFSPAPSVPLDVPHQPAASVPGYAQDVAQWNCSHQQKIWMKTELEALGLWPGSRPVRHPMNMLSLWRNPPQPELIDSISELPSPKYCQLHPFFIWKPEHTIMERVRNNYILPCLHDCPNPQVASSGVGRPRVIIGTSGQYYILASRLTCKACRKYWHADKTQWLEKLPEHFSNIVPAFLTHKKAICKSVMDEMRRSGRSPEDMAKQLTEALHLKYERAHLAYLLSVQNVRDAEAGVYGQRTITGLLRQADTQAPFGGYSVADGWCGVSISSHYLVDCLVREFQRQEQLLTLLLQGTFGQVLRDCCAAFEVLDPGHQEHLLWDCWRTSEATVAKATSGNLANNSASRSKFNKDIAIELDLFHCMRRFTRECVSEHQPLFSSFC, encoded by the exons ATGGAGGAAGACAAGGAGTTGGAGAGGGGGATGCTGAATCTGTCTCCCTGTAAATTTGCCACTGAACTAA ggccagcagcagcagtctccAGAGCCCTGGCTGTGTCTCCACCAACAGGTTTTTCTCCAGCACCGTCTGTCCCTTTAGATGTCCCACACCAGCCTGCAGCCTCTGTCCCTGGCTATGCTCAGGATGTAGCGCAGTGGAACTGCTCCCACCAGCAGAAAATTTGGATGAAGACTGAGCTGGAGGCGTTGGGTCTGTGGCCAGGGTCACGTCCTGTTCGTCATCCTATGAACATGCTGTCACTGTGGCGTAATCCACCTCAGCCTGAGCTCATAGACTCAATCTCTGAGCTGCCGTCACCTAAATACTGTCAGCTTCATCCTTTTTTCATTTGGAAGCCGGAGCACACAATCATGGAGAGGGTAAGGAACAATTACATCTTGCCCTGCCTTCATGATTGTCCCAACCCTCAGGTAGCTTCTTCCGGCGTTGGAAGGCCAAGGGTTATTATTGGCACCAGCGGCCAGTACTATATTTTAGCCTCTCGGCTCACCTGCAAGGCCTGTAGGAAGTACTGGCATGCTGACAAGACCCAGTGGCTGGAGAAGCTACCGGAGCACTTCAGCAACATTGTTCCGGCTTTCCTTACCCACAAAAAGGCCATCTGCAAATCTGTAATGGATGAGATGAGGCGCAGCGGCAGATCACCGGAGGACATGGCTAAGCAGCTGACGGAGGCACTCCACCTTAAATATGAGAGAGCTCACCTGGCCTACCTGCTCAGTGTACAGAACGTCAGGGATGCTGAGGCAGGAGTTTACGGCCAGAGAACCATCACTGGGCTtctcagacaggcagacactCAGGCTCCATTCGGTGGATACTCCGTTGCTGACGGCTGGTGTGGAGTGTCTATTTCTTCTCACTACCTGGTCGACTGCCTGGTCCGTGAGTTTCAACGGCAGGAGCAGCTCCTCACTCTCTTGCTACAGGGAACCTTTGGACAAGTACTCAG gGACTGCTGTGCTGCCTTCGAGGTCCTGGACCCTGGTCATCAGGAGCACCTGCTGTGGGACTGCTGGAGGACGTCAGAGGCCACCGTGGCGAAGGCGACCTCTGGCAACCTGGCCAACAACAGTGCCTCGAGGAGCAAGTTTAACAAAGACATTGCCATCGAGTTAGACTTGTTTCACTGCATGAGGCGCTTTACCAGGGAGTGTGTGTCTGAACATCAGCCTCTGTTCAGCTCCTTCTGCTAG